The Chlorocebus sabaeus isolate Y175 chromosome 28, mChlSab1.0.hap1, whole genome shotgun sequence genomic interval gaaagagcaagatcctgtctcttaaaaaaaaattttgttttttttttttgagactaggtctcgctctgttgcccaggctggagtgcagtggcaccattttggctcactgcaacctccacatcccgggttcaaagattatcctgcctcagcctccagagtagctgggattacaggcacgtgccaccatgcccagctaatttttgtatttttagtagagaaggggttttgctatgttggccaggctggtcttgatctcctgacctcaagtgatccacatgccttggcctctcaaagtgttgggattacaggcatgagccacggcacccagcctatCTCCAGTATTAATGGCACTAATACTTGATTGGtgctttattctctctctctctatatatatatatatgtatgtgtatatatgtatatatgtatgtgtatatatatgtatgtatatatatacacgcacacatacacacacgtagatacacatatatatacatatacatatagatacacgtgtatatatgtgtgtgggggggggagagagagagacgtgtctccctttgtcacccaggctgtcacCCAGTGGCACCTTCAGAGCTCATTGCAACTCCAGACTCCAGGGTGctagcgatcctcccgcctcagcctcctgagtagctgagaccacaggtgcatgccaccgtgcgtcggcctcccaaagtgttggcattacaggcctgagccaggaggatcacttgtggtcaggagtttgagaccagcctggccaatatggtgaaaccctgtctctactaaaaatacaaaaattagctgggcatggccaggtgccatggctcacgcctgtaatcccagcactttgggaggtcgaggtgggcggatcacctgaggttaggagtttaaaaccagcctgacaaacatggagaaacccagtctctactaaaaatacaaaaattagccgggcgtggtgacgcatacctgtaatctcagctacttggtaggctgaggcaggagaatctcttgatcccgggaggcggaggctgcggaggctgcggtgagccaagatcaagagactgcactccagcctgggcaacaagagtgaaactctgtctcaaaaaaaaaaaaaaaaaaaaaaaaaaaaaaaaaattacctgggcgtggtggtgcagctactcaggaagctgaggccagagaatcgcttgaacccaggaggcggaggctgcagtgagccgagatcgcgccactggactccagcctgggcgacagagcgagactctttctcaaaataaaaaataaaaaataaaataaaataaaacaaatcctaTGGGATCTAGTCCATAGCCTTCTCCGAAGCTACTttgctcttctgtaaaatggctaAACAATCCCCCCTCCCCTACAGCGTTATGAAGATTCAGCTACAGTGCTTAGTAAACATTCACCACATCACCACCAGTACTGGGTAGAGGGTAGTCCTGGAACCGAGGCCAGCCACTCCAGGGCTGTCTCCTCTCAGCCAGAGCTCTCCTCCATCCCAGAGTAGGCCGCCTCCCTGCATCCTCTGAACACTTAAGAAGCTGAAAGCCACTTGTTCTGTTGCTGAGAGGGAAACCGGCTCTCCTAGATGTCTGAGAATGAAGCCTGGAACAAGATGGCTTTCCATTGGTCCAGTGAGCGGTTTGGAGGCGGGACTTACAGCGACAAGTTGCTTCTGAGTGGCTTGGATTAAGGGGAGGGGTCGAAACGTTGGGAAACTTTTGATTCTGATTGGCTGATGGAACTGGAAGTGTGTGAGTGTTGGGCCAATCCAAGAGTTTCTGTTGGTGGAAGGTGTGGCTTCTGGCTACAGGGGCGGGATTAGCGTATGATGGTCTCTCCCTTTGGCCACTAGTGATTTTTTCCTTGAAATCTGTAACTTTTTGAAGTTCTTTCCCACTGTGAAACATATGGCACCTTAACTGCAATCTGCAGTTTGGTGAGACGCACAATGTGTTAGCGCTTTCAGAAATCAGAAATGGGGGAAGTCCTATTATATCAAAAGGTTGAATAACTTGTCAGTTGCCTTtcgccctgcctcagcctaaaCGTCCTGATTCTCATCCCTTTAACCCTTGGTGTTATTTCTGTTTAGCCCTTTAACCCTCGGTTGGAATTCCTGTATGTGGGATTCCAGGAACATGACCTTCCTTCTTATTACATTGGCACATCCAATGGGGTCAGTTTGCCTAGCTATGAAGTTATCACCtcggaaagtaaaaaaaaaaaaaaaaggaataagatgaGTGAAAATGAATTTCAGGGTGGGGGAGAGGGTAGGGGGAGCATGAGAGCTGGGCAGCCCCTGGAGAGAGGACTCCAGCAGACCTTGAaagtccttaacatttttccctgcATCTCCAAAGCAGTTTACAGTTACTACGTCCATCACTTCCCATCATCTTTCCATCAGTTACTATGTCCATTACCCAGTTTACAGTTACTTTGTCCATCACTTTCTTGGTTCCTTACAAGGTAGAACTGAAGGTGTTCTgatctcactttatttatttattattttattttattttgagttggattctcgctctgccgcccaggctggagcgcaatggcacgatcgcggcgcactgcagcctctgcctcctgggttcaagcgtttctcctgcgtcagcctcccgcgtagctgggattacaggcgcacgccactgtgcccggctgatttttgtatttttttcagtagaaacggggtttcgccatgttggccatgctggtcttgaactcctgaccttaggtgatccgcccacctcggcctgccagagtgctggaattacaggcatgagcccccgcgcccggccaggccaggctaatttttgtatttttagtagatacggggttccaccatgttggccaggctggtctcgaactcctgacctcaagtgattcgcccgcctcggcctcccaaagtgctgggatcacaggcgtgagccaccgcacccagccttaagtTCATTTTATAGGTGGGATGGAGAACCTTGTAGGAGTTAAGAGCCTGGGCCACCAGCTTATTAGAGCCAGGGGCAGCGCTGCACCCACCCGGGTCCCAACTCCAcacttccctcttcctccccagcTACCAGGATCAGCATGGGGTGCAGAGCCTCCTGCGTGCAGAGGTCTGTGTGAATGTGCCACGGTGTGCGCTGCCTACCTGGAGGTCTTTCTGCCTGCTGCCCCGCGGGGTACTTTGTGGACTGAGGGGCCTTGTGCACCTGGGGGACCAGGGTGCTCGGGCGCCCACACCGTGGTGAGAAGATGGAGAGGTCTTGGCCTCCCTCTGCCCTTTTTAGCCTCTCAACTTCTGTCTCTTGATGTCTCTTCGCCTTCCCGGTGTTCTAAGGTTTCTGATTCCCTCGATCAGTTTCTGGGGACGAAGGCTCAGAGTCCCCCTTCCCAGCCGCTCTTACAATGGAGACAGGAGATTTCATTGAGGGGTGGCTCCTAGAGGAGGGGGACTTCGGGGCAATGGTGGACCCCCAGGCAGAGAACAGAGGTGCTGGGCGTGGGGTGGGGAGATAACTAAGCCAGCAActccagcatcaccaccaccaaaaccCGAGACATCCCGATCCCCAGTCCCACTCCCCAGCCGGGATACAGGGCGGAGTCTCGGCAGTAGGGCTTGAGGCCACCCAGCTGCCCAGGGCGCACCCCGACCCCCGGCCCCGCCAGCAGGGCACGAGTCCGCTCCGGATCCGTCCCGGGTTTCTCCCGTGTCGCCGGGGTCTCCGCCCCTCTAAGCTGCCGCCGAAGCGTCGCCGCGGGAGCCACGCGTGCCACCCGAACCCCTGAACCGCTGGGCGCCCCGGCCCGCGTCGCCAACGGTGCTGCGGCGCAGCCCCGGAGCTGACCTTCGACGTTCGAGTCGGGCTCCGACAGCGCGGCGGAGTCCCCGAGCATCATCCTCCTTTGACTCTTGGGGGCTCCAAAGGGACCTCTCGCTTGGCACCGGGGGTGTCTGCGCCCGCCGCCCGCCCCGATTGGCTTTGCGGCATCTCGGCCCTGGCTCCAGCTCCGGCTCCGGCGAGGTAGGGGGGCGGCCGGGCCTGGGGACTGGGGAGGGGACTACCGTGCTCCTTCACCTCAGAATGGGGCAGCAGAAGGCCACCGCCCCCCAGGGGTACCAAGGGGCTGCGCCCcctcctgcccacccctcccAGTCCGGTGACCCAGAAAACTGAGTCAGAGGCTGCGCTTCAGGTGTCCAGAAGCGCTCCCCTGCCCCCCTCTGTTGCCATGTCGCTCCCACCTGTCCCCAGGGTCCGGTGCCCAGGGGAACCCCCGCCAAACAGACCGCTCCCTTCGCAGTCTTCCTCTCGCCCAAGCCCAAGCCCCCACACCGGGATAGAGGCAGGGGGATGACCCTCACTCGGGAAGACCCTCCAGGACAGCCCCCCTCCTCCACGACTATGGCCCTCTGGGGTCCCCACCCCTATTCGCTGGGCCAACTTCCTCAGCCCCTGCCTCTGCCCACTCCCTAGGccttccctccagcccccacTTCATCGCCTCTCCCTTGTCTCTGTTTCCAAGGTTGTTCTCTTCCAGCCTTTTTTCTGACTTTCTTTTCCCCTTGACCCCTTCCGCCCCCGGATCCCCGCCCTCCACACCCCGGGGCGAAGGGGGTGTGTCACGCTCCTTTCTATTTACAGTGTCCCAGGGGAGGGGGTGCgtgctaggatttttttttttttttttttaatctgctggGCCCTGAGTCACGAGGTGTCATGTCTGTGATTCAGTGTCGAAGCCTCCTCCCGCTTCCCGGCCTGTCCCCTGCGGCCGCATCTCCTGTCTGCTTTTGTCTGCTCTCTGCCTCCATTCCCGTTCTTTTCGCTCTCATCTTTGGGCGCTTTGTGCAGCCGCCTTCTTTGTCTCCGCCTCCCCGGCGACTgggctctcccttccctccctctgctccctccccCAGTGTCAAGAAACCATCGGCCTCAAGGGCATCGATATTTCAGGTGTGTGGGGGTGCGGTGGGAGTGGGGTGCGGGTGGGTGGGCTCCCGGCATTCCCAGCTCTGACTCCGATCATGCCCAGCTATGACTCGGATCACCCCCTCCCCAAAGCAATCATTCATATTTATGAGATTTAAAGAATGTCCCCAAGGATGTGGGGATAGGGATGAAGAAAGAAATGctgtccctctttttttttttgacggcaTCTCACTCtcgttgttcaggctggagtgcaatggcacaatctcgggtcaccacaatctctgcctcccgggttcaagcgattctcctgcctcagcctcctgagtagctgggattacaggaatgcaccagcccgccaggctaattttgtttttttgtttgtttgtttgtttgtttttttagtagagacaggatttctccatgttggtcaggctggtctccagctcctgacctcagatgatccgcctccctccgcctcccaaagtgcggggattaaaggcatgagccaccttgccggGCCAAGAAATGCTGTTCCTCTTTTAGGAGGGCGTTTGGTCCAGGAGATACCTGGACTACATCCCCGACAGTGCCCTGGACTCACCAGCTGCCTCCACCTCTGCCTAGACATCTGATGAGAGTTAAGAGTTCCATGGAACCAGGCTAGAGGGTGCTGGACTGGAGGGTAGGAAGCGGTCAGCGCGTGAAGCAAGGGTTACGGGCCAGCCCACAGGTTTGGCTTGGTCTGAAATCCCTGACCTGTTTTATTACTCACCTCCTCCAAGGTTTAAGGAGCTGGGAAGCTTTGTTCATGTCCCCAAAAAAGGAATGGGGTAGTGGTGGTGCCTAGGTTGAAAGATGGGGGATGCGTTGGAAAGTTCTTCCTTCCCCGTGACTCTGAGAACTCCCCACGTCCACCCCTACCCTTACCTCCTGCCACAAACAACCTTATCTGAGatgtagaaataccatttggaaAAGGTCTCCCCACTGTAAGCAAGGGAAGGAGACTGGAGCCGAATGTCTTGAATGAGTCAGGTGGGTTCCAGTCTACCCGTTGCTCACACCTCATCACCTTTGGGGGCAGCGAGGGTATTACTGGAGGCACCACTGAACCACCAGCTTGCATTTTCCTGGGAGCCATGAATAGCTGCTTCATGTTGCCTGGAGCTGCAGATGGAGTCAGAAGCTAACTTGCTCTTCTTTGGGTCGCATTGTCCCCAGAGTGTGGTGCAAGAGGTCTGGGGCTTGGGTTGGTCCCAGGCATGGAGGCTTGTGTATTGGCATAGGGATTGCTGACCGTGTGGGCCAGACAGTGAGGGAGTTCCCAGCAACCCCATCTCTGGTTCTTCATCATCTTATACCACCTGAGCCCTTCAACTCCTGTTCGAGGACCCAGTAGTTCCCCTCCTTGCCCTTCAGGCTGAGTTCAGAGATCCAGATACACCACAAAGagatcttggctgggcatggtggctcacacctaatatcccagcactttgggaagtggaggtgggacgaagaccagcctgggcaacatagtgggaccccatctctaaaaaacttaaacatttaaaaaagtagccaagtgtagtggcacacggtagtctcagctactcgggaggctaaggtgggatgatcgcttgagcccaggaggttgaggctgcagtgagctatgatgatgccattgcattccagcctgggcgacagagcaagaccctgactcaaagaataaaataaaataaacaaataagcaacaacaaaaataataagtcTTCTCCCCTGGCCTGGAAGCCAAGGAAACTTAACTTTTAGCCTGGCTCTACCCAGACTGAGTCACCTCAGGCAAGGCTAATCTCCTTGATTGTGAAATCAAGGCTAATCTCCTTGATTGTGAAATCAAGGGTAATCTCCTTGATTGTGAAAACAATGGGTTGAAACTGATGGTCTCTAATGGCCCCAGCAGGGGATCTAAATCCTCTGAGCTtggcttcctcctctcctctgatAATTCTGGCTCCATATCCAGGTAACTTCCAGGTGTTGGaatcagatgagaaagaatcagaaaacaaaGAGGGAGATGGAACTCTTGTCTTGAAGCTTGGTTTGTATAGCGAGCATACCGCGTTTAGGCAAGCTCTGTTTATGACTTGGAAGTGCAAAGCACTCCTTGGTCCCACTGCTGGTCAACCTTCCCCAAACCTAAGAACCCAGGTCAGGcttttgtaaaaaacaaacaaacaaaaaaaaaactccagttAAGTCAATATCACCCCCACAGAGTAGCTGGTCTTTGTGCCCTTGGGATGTTGGTTAATGAGGCTTAATGTAGGTTATCTGAGGTGAGCATTATCATTGGCTGAAAGAGAGAGGGGGGATTTGATTGGTCGATTTGGCTGATCTGGAAGAGACAGGCCCAGAAATAGAAGTCGCTGGGACTTGGATAGGGGGCTTTCTCTTTCGTTTTGATGGAACCTTTTCAAATGGTTCCTAGTCCTGGAGTGGACAGAGCCCAAGTCTCCCTATGGGGAAGaggggcagaaggaaggaaaggagggtggggggtgggggttgatTGGCTTAGAAGGAATGGCtcgacattttctttttctttttctttctttcttttttttttttttttttttttgacagagtctctgttgcccaggctggagtgcagtggctcaaccttGGCtcaggctcactacaacctccacctcccggcttcaagtgactcttgttcctcagcctccctagcagctgggcttacaggcatccaccactatgctcagctaatttttgtatttttggtagagatggtgtttcatcatgctggccaggctggtctcgaacttctgacctcaggtgatctacccaccttggctgAGCCACCGTGCTAGGCTGCCTTGACATTTTCTAGTGGAGCTGTCTATCTTGCTTATATTTGAATGTGTATGtcaagaggtggaggtggggggatggggaaCTGGGGCAGCAATATGGAGGATATTTGGGGTCTACACTCTCCTCCCTTTGCCCTGGCTGGGATTGTAACTGGCAGTGGCAggaaatgggggtgggggtgaatcCTTCACTGTTCTCTGGGAACTTTCTTGTGTATAGAGGGGAGTTTCTTTCTCATGTTGTCCTTGCAGAAGTCTTAGAGAGGTTATGGGATCCTTGAAGGAGTGTGCCTcttttttttactactttttttttttttttgagacagggtttctctctatcacacaggcgggagtgcagtggtatgatcatggctcactgcaacctttgcctccttggctcaaatgatcctcccacttcagcctccagagcagctgggactacaggcccaccgcaccaccatgcccggctaattttttttttttttttgtagagacagagtctcactatattgcccaggctgttcttaaactccaTGACTCAaccaatccacctgccttggcctcccaaagtgctgggagtacaggtatgaGTCTTCGTGCCCggccttcttgtttttttttttttttttttttttttttaactacccccaaatgccttttttcttttgcctgggTCCCTGGTTGCTGGCTGGGCCTGGAGGAGATCTGGGGCTGGTCTATGGGGAGCTCACAGGGTTCTAAGTTTCTGACTGTTAGGGAGCATCCCGTAAGAGTGGAGTGGGTAGAGCTGAGATTTCTGGAAACTGGTGGAAGAGGGAGGGAGCTGGGAGCCCTCCACTCCCAGGGTCTGTGTGGACAGCAGAAAAGAAAGGGTGTTtgtgggccaggtacagtggctcacacctgtaatcccagcactgtgggaggacaaggtgggaggatcttgagcccaggagttcgagaccagcctgggcaacatagtgagacccctatctgtatttaaaaataataataagaagaagtgAAGAAAGgggccggtgtggtggctcatgcctgtaatcccagcactttgggaagctgaggtggcaggatcacctgaaatcaggggttcaagaccagcctggccaacatggtgaaactccgtctctactaaaaatataaaaattagccaggcatggcggcaccgtgcctgtagtcccagcaactcaggaggtgaaggcaggagaatagtttgaaactggcaggcagagattgcagtgagccgagatggcgacactgcactccagcctgggcgacaaaaggagactccatctcaataaataaataaataaataaataagaaagaaagaaaagaaaagaaaaaaaaagaaagggtattTGTGTAGGAAGGGGCATTAGGACCGTTTGTGTGCAGGGGCCCAGATGTGGAAACAAAGGGCTCTGATCCAGGTGCTGCATTCTCTTTTTTCTGCAGGATcatgaagctggaagccagcTGTGGCACAGACACCTCAGAGGTCACTAAGCCGGAAAAAGAGGCTGCCCGAGATGCAGAGCCAAGCTCTGAAACCCGGccacaggaggtggaggccgaACCCAGGTCCGGATCGGggcctgaggctgaggctgagcccCAGGGGGCCGAGTCAGGGCCTGAGACCAAGGCCGAGTTGTCCGGGGCCGAGCCTGGGTCCAGATCTGggcctgaggctgaggctgaggccgAGCCATTGGACTTCGTGGTAGCCACGGAACGGGAGTTTGAGGAAGTGCTGGCCATCTCGGGGGGCATCTACGGCGGCCTGGACTACCTTCCCAGCCGCTACCACAGCTGGCTCCGGGACCCGGACCGCACGGTGGTGCTGGCCAAGCGCAACGGAGGCGTGGTGAGCCCGGGGGCAGGGCCCAGGTGACATGGGGTGAAGCCACCTGAGGGTGCGTGGACCTTAGGAAGAGGAGGATGAGAGCTTCTCCCCAGCCTTCGTCCGGATGCTGAGGAAGCGCAGGGCTTGCAGCGCGGATCCAGGGGCTATGTCAgtgagggtggggtggaggaCTCCTAAAGCAGAGGAACAAGAGGGACAGGTGAGCGCTTGAAAGTTTGAGGATCCACTGGAGGATTTTTCTGGGGGTAAAAGCAAAAGAGGTGGGGAGCAGGAGAGACAGGGTAGGTTAAGGTTGGGAGCAGGATGAGCTTAGAATTGGGCTGGGGGAGGAGCTAAGAGGATGTGGGGCGTGGCAAACTCCCCAGGAAGGAGCCAGAGAAGGGGCGTGGCTAGCGGTCCAGGACTTGACACACTCGGAGCTGGAGCATCTCACGAGGTAGAAGGGGCCGGGCGCgtcggctcacgcctgtaaccccagctctttgggaggccgaggctggaggatcacttgaggctaggagttccagaccagcctgggcaacatgggagaCCTccgctctaaaaaataaaaataaagaaacagccGGGAGTAGGGGtgcgtgtctgtggtcccagctactagaaaggcttgggggtggggggcatcgcttgagcccaggagtttgaggctgtagtgacctgtgatcgcaccactgcgctccagcctgggtgaggagaCCCtgtcctaaattaaaaaaaaaaaaaaaaaaaaaaaaaaaaaaatggtggacgAGGCCCCGGCGAATGACTGTTCTGTCGGCTCTGTAATCTGAGGCCCAAGGGCCGTGCCAACCCAGGCCTGGCCTGGTGCCCGAGTGGTGACGACGGAGTGCTCAGCGTGTGGGAAGTGGAGAGCCCAGTGAGCCGACAGCCCTGGCAGGGACGGAGGCGGGGAGGGGCCCCGGCTAACGGCCTCGGTCCGCAGATCGCGCTGGAGTCGGTGAACGTGATCGACGCCGGGGAGACGGCGCTGGTGGAGGGCCTGCGCGTGGCGCCCTGGGAGCGCGGGAAGGGCGTGGCCGGGCTGCTGCAGCGCTTCTGCTCGCAGCTGGTCAAGCGACAGCACCCGGGGGTCAAGGTGGCACGGCTCACCCGGGACGACCAGCTGGGCCCCCGGGAGCTGAAGAAATACCGCCTAATCACCAAGCAGGTGAGAAGGACGGGGAACTCGGACGGCTGGGCCTCTCTGCTGGGGCACAAGAGGagaccctccccacccccagcagaaCACGGGCTTGCCTTCTCTCTGGGCTCTACCGAGTGGCGCGGCCCCTAAGCCTTGCCCTGGGACTCCCAGTCCTCACCAGACCTTTTGACCCAGGGGAAGCCAAACTCCCGACTCCCAGCTTGAAACCCTAGTCCTCGCTTCCCAACTTCGGGCACCCTGCCTCCCCTAGG includes:
- the NAT16 gene encoding probable N-acetyltransferase 16, yielding MKLEASCGTDTSEVTKPEKEAARDAEPSSETRPQEVEAEPRSGSGPEAEAEPQGAESGPETKAELSGAEPGSRSGPEAEAEAEPLDFVVATEREFEEVLAISGGIYGGLDYLPSRYHSWLRDPDRTVVLAKRNGGVIALESVNVIDAGETALVEGLRVAPWERGKGVAGLLQRFCSQLVKRQHPGVKVARLTRDDQLGPRELKKYRLITKQGILLVRFNASALLAGLGARLAALRTSGTFSPLPTEAVSEAGGDVARLLLSPSVQREVLPGGTIIQDWQPYRPSESNLSLLAAKGLEWRVDSRARPRVLTLCTRPFPIPHGGDGTWRYLNIDAFGSDGAQVQSQLLWHLQRQAPRLAGLNVMCQLFLEPQLWSQLADFCQAGLGLELVKGYTEQYLLEADI